A segment of the Sanyastnella coralliicola genome:
CCGAATCTTGGAGTGATTACCGTTCCAGATGAGCGCCTCAATAAGCTGTCTGAGATTGTTCAGCCTCAGAACCTTGTACCAACTACAGTGGAGATCGTTGATATCGCCGGGTTGGTGAAAGGGGCGAGTAAGGGTGAAGGACTCGGAAATAAGTTCTTGGCGAACATTCGTGAGACCGATGCGATCATTCACGTGCTTCGTTGTTTTGATGACGGAAATGTAGTTCACGTTGATGGGAGCGTAGATCCAGTGCGCGATAAGGAGATCATTGATACTGAGCTTCAGTTGAAAGATCTTGAAACGATTGGCACTCGCGTGGAAAAGGCAGCTCGTGCAGCGAAGACAGGAGATAAGGAAGCACAGAAGCAGATGGATTTCTACAACCGCGTGATTGCTACACTTGAAAATGGGCAATCAGCACGTACTGTAGAAGTGGAGGAAAGTGAAGAGCCATTGATGAAAGAGCTTCAGCTGTTGACGTCGAAGCCAATTCTATACTTGTGCAATGTTGATGAAGGTTCGGTTGTCAACGGTAACCAATACGTTGATCAGGTAAAGGCTGCAGTTGCTGCTGAGGATGCTGAAGTGCTCATTATTGGTGCGGCTATTGAAGCGGACATTGCTGAACTAGACGATCAAGAAGAGCGCGATATGTTCTTGGCAGACATCGGTTTGGAAGAGCCTGGCGTAGCGAAGTTGATCAAATCGGCTTACAATCTATTGAAGCTTCAGACATACTTCACTGCAGGTGAAAAAGAAGTTCGCGCTTGGACAATCAAGCGTGGATTCACAGCTCCACAAGCAGCTGGGGTAATCCACACTGATTTCGAAAAAGGATTCATTCGTGCTGAGGTAATTAAATATGATGACTACGTGTCATTGGGTTCCGAACAAGCGGTGAAGGAAGCTGGAAAGCTGTCGGTTGAGGGGAAGGAGTACATCGTTCAGGATGGCGATATCATGCACTTCCGCTTCAATGTATAATTTCATGCGCATCCTCGGATTCATTTCTTGTTGTTTGCTAGTTGTAGGCTTGATCAGCTGCACAGCTACAGGTGCTGAACAGGCTAGCGCCGAATCGGTAGTGCCTTCTGTACCTGCAAAAGAAGATGTGATTACTTCGATCAAAGCAACAATGCAAGCACAGGAAGAAGCCTGGAACAAAGGCGACCTAGACGCTTTCATGGATGGATACTGGGAGAGTGACTCCTTAATGTTTATTGGGAGTCGTGGATTGAATTATGGTTGGCAAACGACCCTTGACAATTACAAGAAGTCATATCCAAACCCAGAAGCCATGGGTAAGTTGAAATTCACCAACCTATACATGGATTTAGTAGATGAAAATTCTGCTCTGGTTATCGGACAATGGCAGTTATTCCGCACTCAAGACACACTTCAAGGCCATTATAGCTTAACCTGGACGATGAAGAACGGAGAATGGGTTATCATTGCAGACCATTCTAGTTAAATGAGCCTTTCGATCACCATCATCATCATCATCATTACTGTAGGTGCCAGCCTTTGGGCTTGGAATGACCGACAGAAATTGGATCAATGGATACTTAATCCATACCTCGTAGTGCACCACAAACAATATTGGCGTGTGTTGACCCATGGTTTGATTCATAAGGATCAAATGCATTTGTTCTTCAACATGTTCGTCTTCTACAGTTTCGGCGAGATCTTAGAGTTGGTGTTCACAAATCGGAATGTTTTCATTCAAGGAACTGGTTCACGCGACTTCTGGGGCGAATCAACGGGCTTGAGTTACTTCATCATTCTCTACGTTGGAGCGATCATCGCAGCCACAATCCCAGGACTCGTCAAGCACAAAGATAACCCTGGGTACAACTCGCTAGGAGCCTCAGGAGCCGTTTCAGCAATCCTTATCGTTTACATTTTGATGTTTCCAACGCATCAATTGCTCCTGTTCTTTATCATCCCAATGCCAGCTTGGCTAGCAGGAGTGCTATTCTTCGTCTACGAGTCATACATGGCGAAACGCGGCGGAACAGGCATCGCTCACGACGCTCACCTATGGGGAGCACTATTTGGTGCAGCATTCATCACGATTCTTCGTCCGGATATCTGGTGGCACTTTATCACAGAGCTACCATTCGTTGACGCTTAACGTAGGCTGTAGGCTGTATGCCGTATGCTGTATGCTGTATGCTGAACTTATGACTTAATTACCGCGATCTGCAATCCGCATTCCGTGTTCCGCGATCTGCAATCCGCAATCTGCGCTCCGCATTCCTCCTAAACAGTTGAGTTGAAGATGTAGACTACTAGGCCTACGATGACCGCTGTGAAAACCAATCCAGAACAGAACGAAACAGCGAAAGCTCTTGATATAGCACTGAACCAGTTTTTGGTTTTGAAGGCACTTGCGAGCATGTAAGTGACAATCAGTGACAATATGAACCCAACAAGAATGGCGATGTTGACGTTCAACATGGCTATTGGGACCAGCAGAATAAAGAAGGTGTTTTGCCAGCCAAGCATAAAGGCGTTAGCAGCGAGGTGTTCGGCGTAATTGTAACCCTTTTTTCTGAAGAATAGCCATGAAAACAGGGCTCGAAGAGGAGCTAAGACTAAGAACAAGGTGTTCAACAGTTGATTGAAAAGGGTGGATGCTCGGTCAAAAATCTCTGTCAGCTGAGCACGTGCTTCTTCGTTTTCGATTCCTTTGACTGCTTCGTCTATTGACTGCACTCCGTCTTCTCGTGGGCCTAGACTGAAGTTTACATTGCCGGATTCGTCGACCCTCGGTTTTAACGAGAAGTTATCGGATACGAAAACTAGGTTTAGGCTTAGAAAGGTAGCCAAGGCTGCTGTCAGGAACAAGAACCGCAAAGGGTGTACTGGACGTCTTCTGTCTTTATTGAAGTATTCATCTAAAAAGGTAGAAGGACGAAGGAATAATTCACGAAGTGTGTACAACATCCCACGTTCGAGGTTGAAGATGCCGAGCATATCTTCAGCCAAGGAACGCATGGTAATGCGCTTTAGTTCTGGTTGATCCTTTGGTTGGTTATCCACAATCTAAATATAGGGATAGTAGGTCGTTCGTTGTGGGTAGTTCGTAGTTCGTGGTGCGTAGTTCGTAGTGACTATGAATCGTTCAACTAGTAAGCCCTATTTCTCAGTGACGATGTAAAGATCCTCGTTCGGCTTTTTCATGAAGTACTCTTCCCGCGCGAATTTCTCCAGCGTTTCTGAGTTGGTGTTGAGATCATGTAGCGCTTCTCGTGTGCGCTCTGTCTCGGCCTTGAGGTATTCAGCTTCGCGCTTCATCTCATTGAGCTCTTGGCGCGAATTCATGATGAAGAAGAGATCCACATCATTGAAGAATAACATCCACACGGCGAATACGACCGGGGTGAGGACGTACTTGTTCTTAAGCCATTTCGGAATGCGGAAATTCTTCATGTATCAAAGGAACGAGAATCCTCACTCATTATGACACTATTCGTTGAATGTTGCTGACATGGTAGAGTGGATTAACTCTGGTTAGGCTTATGGCGTATGGCTTAAGGCTTAAGTGGGTTTCTAGTTATTAGTCTTTAGTCCTTAGTTCTTAGTTATCGTTTCTAGATTATCGATTCATTCCCCTAGACCCTCGACTCTCGTCTCTCGTCTAGTTAGGAACACGGAAGATTCGCGCGAAGATGTATCCGCTGACCATATGCCAAGTACCCCAGAAGGCTAGGATGACAGCGATAATGGGATTGGCGTCGAAGAAGTTGAAGACGATCATGAGGCCTAGTCCCGTGTTTTGGGTGGAGGTTTCAAGGCCAATGGTGAGTCTGTCTTGCTTGGGACGTTTCAAGAGCGTCGCCAGTCCGAAGGCGCCGAAGAAGGCGAGTCCGTTGTGTAGGATGACCCAGAGTAGGTTGCTCGGGTGAACCGATGTGAAGACTTCCCAGTTGTTCTTCACGGCAATGACGATAAATACCGTCAAGATGAGCATTGAAATGCTTTGTAGTGGTCGTTTGATCTTATCGGCAATTGCTGGTTTCCAGCGTGCGAAGAGCATACCAGTGATGGCAGGAATAAGGATGACCCATCCAATTGTGATGAGTGAATCCATGAATGGCAATGAAAAGCTGCCTTGCTCATCATTGAGTACCATACTGCTCATGGCCACGAATAAGATGGGTGTCATGAACACAGAGCTGAATGATGAAATCGTCGTCAATGTGATGCTGAGCTCAATATTCCCTCGTCCGACAAGGGAGAAGAAGTTCGAGACATTTCCACCAGGACATGCGCATAAGAGTAACATTCCGGCAGCCATGGCAGGAGAAGGCTTGATGATTAGAATCAGGAATATGGTGAGAATGGGGAGGAAGAGCAATTGCGAAACAAGTCCAACGATCACCCCGCGAGGGTTGCTGAACACATACCTTAGGTTCTCCCATCGAAGATGAAGAGCTACGCTGAACATAATGAACGCAATACACGCGTTCAGCATGATCAAGCTGTCTTCGTTGAAGTTAACTTGCACATTATTCATGTGTCGTCAGGGCTTCTTTGATCTTTTCTACTGAAACATGTTGGTGTAACAGTCCGTTCTCTGCATAAGCGAGTGAGCCTGTTTCTTCTGAGACCACAATCGCAATGGCATCACTTTGTTCAGAAATACCCAAAGCCGCACGATGACGCATTCCGATATTCTGTGGTGCCTTTTCGTTTTGTGTCACAGGCAACACGCCGCTGGCACTGACGATACGACGGTTTCGGATAAGCACAGCACCATCATGGAGTGGACTGTTCTTGAAGAAAATGCTTTCGAGGAGGTATGAGGAAAGCTTGGCGTCAACCGATCGTGATGAGCGAATGAATGCTGAAGGGTCAGAGGTACGCGCAATGACGATCAATGCTCCTGTTTTCGATTTCCCCATGCGTTCGCAGGCGTTCAATACTGCTTCATAAGCAAATTCTCCTTCTTCACCTTGGTTGAACCAGCGTTGCATGAAGCCAGGTTTACTACCCACGATCTCTCGACTACCGATGAAGAGAAGGAACTGTCGGAGTTCTTGCTGGAATACGATGATCAGGGCGATCACCCCAACACCAATGAATTGACCTAAGATCTCACCGAGCATTTGCATTTGTAGAGCGGTGACTAGTTTCCACAGGAGGTAGATCGCGAGAATACCAAAGAAAATGCGGATGGCCACAGTTCCTTTCGTGAGCTTGTACAGCTGGAAAATGATCAATCCTACCAACAGAATGTCGATGAGATCAATCAGCGTAAAATCAATGAATGCTAGCATTCGGGATGCGATCAGTGTTGAACAAAGCTAACTATTTTCACCGCTTCAACAGCTGGCTTGACATCGTGCACACGAAGTATGTCAGCGCCATTCATTAAGGCAACGGTATTTGCGGCGATTGTTCCGCTCAAAGCGTCTTCTGGCTTTATATCTAGCGGTTTATAGATCATTCCTTTTCGTGAAACACCCGCTAGAATAGGACATCGAAGCACGTCAAATTCTCGTAAACGCTTTAGTAAGTCGTAGTTGTGTTCCAGGGTTTTACCAAAACCAAAACCAGGATCAATAAAAACGTCAGAAACACCTTTTGACCTGAGAACTTGCAGTTTAGACGACAACATCTTGACTAAGTCGTTAACCACATCAGTGTAAGTCGGTGAGTTTTGCATCGTTTCAGGTGTTCCTTTCATGTGCATCAAGATATAAGGAAGCTGAGTGTCGACAACTGCGTCAAGCATGTCGTCATCAATGTTCCAAGCTGAAACGTCGTTGATGATGCTGGCTCCTGCAGAAGCCGCTTCACGCGCGACTTTGCCATAGAAGGTGTCAATGGAAATCAAAGCTTCTGGGAAGCGTTCCGCGATAGCGTGAATCAAAGGAATAACCCGTTCCAATTCTTGATCAACACTAACACGCTCAGCGCCAGGTCGAGTCGATTGCCCGCCGATATCAATAATTGAAGCGCCGTCTTTCAACATCTGTTCGGCGCTAGCCAAAGCCTGATCAACGCTTGAATTCCTTGATGCTTCATGGAAAGAGTCAGGGGTAGCATTGAGAATGCCCATGACGATTGGTTGATCAAAGTGATAAAGTTGTTCGCGAACGCGGAAAGTAAGTGCCATGATTCGACCTCGAGTTGTATCTTTCGCGGTGAAAGATAGTATCATCAATGACGGATACCAACAGTCAATACGACACGGTCACCACAAAGTGTGAAGACATCTTCTTTAAGAAGACCAAGGATTACGGGACGGCATGGCGCATTCTGCGCACATCATCGCTAACCGATCAGATCTTTATCAAGGCGAAACGCATTCGCACCATTCAAGAAACTGGACAAAACAAAGTAGGCGAAGGAATCGAAGACGAGTTCATCGGGATCATCAATTACTGTGCAATGGCATTAATTCAACTTGAATTGGGTGCAGATGCTCCGCTGGAGCTAGATCCAGATGAAGGACTGGCGCTGTATCGCCGCAAGATTGCCGACACCAAAGGACTGATGCAGAAGAAGAATCACGATTATGGTGAGGCGTGGAGAGACATGCGTGTGAGCTCATTGACGGATCTCATCTTGATGAAGTTGTTGCGTGTGAAGCAAATCGAAGACAACGAGGGTAATACCTTGATAAGCGAAGGAATTGACGCAAACTATCAAGACATGATCAACTACGCGATCTTCGCGATGATCCTGTTAAGTGAAGGGGAGTAACTTGTTAAAGCCCTGTTAAACTTCAAAACCACGGAGCACTAGCCCCGTACTTTGTACAAAAGCACCAAAATATTCGAACTATGCGATTGATCATTACCATCTCCCGAATCGTTGTAGGATCACTGTTCATTGTATCCGGACTGATCAAAATGAATGACGCTCTTGGCTTCATGTATAAGCTTGAGGAATACTTCGAGCCGGGTGCATTGAATATGGAGTGGTTGGCACCTTACGCGCTTCCTTTGGCTGTGTTCATCGTAATTGCAGAAGTTCTTCTTGGAGTGGCGCTCTTGGTGGGTGCACTTCCGAAGCTTACCAGTTCATTGACACTGGTATTAATGCTGTTCTTCACATGGTTGACTTTCTATACTCATACATGTGATCCGCTAGGAACCACAACAATCATCAACGAAGCAGGAGTAGAAGAGGTCATCGCTAACCAATGTGTATTGGAGTGTGGTTGTTTCGGAAATGCCATCCCATTAACGCCCTACGAGAGCTTCTTGAAAGACGTGTTTTTGCTCATTTTCGTGATTCCGATCTTCATTGGTGCTTGGTTGGGACGAATCAAATTGAATGAACCTAAAGAGGCCATCTTCATTTATGCCATCTCGATCTTAATCACTGCCATTTTTAGTATGGTGATGCTTGATTGGCTCTTCCCGCCGCTATTCACCGCCATTTCATTGATTGTGGCTGCGGGTATCCAACGTCGTGTATCACACAAATCCAAAGAATGGATCATGGCACTAGGGATCCTCGTGGTCTGTGGAATTACGCAATACCGCACTTTAGCGCATCTGCCTATGAAAGACTACCGTCCGTATGCCATTGGTCAGAACATTCTAGACAACATGAAGAGCGCAGAAGAGCTTGGAAAAGAGCCTCCTGAATACGCTACGGAGTATACGTTCCGCAACGTCAATACAAAGCAAGACACGATGATCTTGTCTACTGAATGGTTGAAAATCTACAACGAAGACTGGTTCAAGAATAATTACGAGGCCTTTGACGCAACAGATGATAAGCCAGGCACTTATGACGGGCCAGAAGTGAAGATCAAAGATGGATACGAACCGTTGATTGTCGACCTTGAGTTGATGACTTATGACGGTTTGGATATGACCTATGACATCCTTGAAGACGAGGGGTACGTATTCCTCCAGATTTCCAATACGTTAGGTAAGACAGAAGAAAGCGCTCAAGACAGATTCAATACCCTTGCTCGTCAGGCAGGCGAGAACGGACATCGCTTCTTCGCCGTTACGAATGCGAGCTACGACGAGGCCGAAACGTACCGTCACAAGCACGAAGCGGCCTACCCGTTCTTGAATTGTGACCAAACGGAGTTGAAGATTATCGTGCGTAGTAACCCAGGATTGGTACTCATCAAGAATGGTGTAGTTATCGAAAAGTGGGCTTGGCGTGATGTACCTACTTGGAGCGAGGCTCAGGAAATCATGAAGTAAGTGCTTCAATTCATTCTCAAACGATCGATATATGGTATCAGCGTCTTATTTGGCGTTGTTACCCTTGTGTTCTTCCTATTTGCGCTTGTGCCTGATCCAGCGCGTGAGTTAGCAGGACAAAGTGAATCTGAAGAGATCGTTCAAGCTATTCGTGAGAAGTATGATTTAGACCTGCCGGTCGGAACGCGCTTCGCGCTTTTCATCAATGATTTAAGTCCGATTTCAGTGTATTCCACGGATCCCAATAGCAGAAGGGATCATCCGGAGGTGAGTTCCATTGTTTTTATCTCAGGTTCATCAAACCAATGGGTATTGAAGAAGCCCTACTTAGGACGTTCCTTCATCACGGATCGGAATGTGGGTGATATCCTTTCAGATGCCTTTCCAGGAACCATTGTGCTTGCTTTAACGGCAATGGTGTTCGCCTTAATCATAGGGCTATTCCTTGGGGTCGTAGCTGCCTTAAACGAAGGAGAGGGGTTAGATAGAACCATTCTGCTGCTGTCATCAGTGGGTATGAGCGGACCATCATTCTTCATGGCCATCTTAGTGGCATGGGTAGGAGGTTTTCTGCTTCATGACCAATTCAATATCTCTCTTTGGCTCATCGTAATTCCAGCGATCACAGTCATCTTCTTGAAGTTTGGAAAGAACGCAAGCTGGAAAGAAGCTCTGGCACATCGGTGGTTTGGTTATTCCTTTATTGTCGCTCTGTTGATTTGGCCAATTTCATCTTGGTTAGGATTGCCGTTGCTCTCTGTAGACACAGGAGGTACAGGGCTTTCTATGAATGGAAGCATGTATGAAGTAGATGTTTGGGAAGGACAGCAGCTAGCTCTGAGAAACTTAATTCTTCCAGCATTGACCTTGGGTATTCGACCGCTAGCGGTCATCAGCCAATTAATGCGCAACAGCGTGCTCGAGGTGATGCAACAAGAGTTCATTCGCACAGCAAAAGCAAAGGGCATCAATCAATTCAAACTAATCACGCGACATGTTCTTCGGAACGCGCTCAATCCGGTAATTACCGCTGCTTCAGGATGGCTCGCCTCAATGCTCGCAGGAGCCGTGTTCGTGGAGTTCGTTTTCGGATGGAAAGGAATGGGAATGGAAGTATTCCGAAGCCTCGAAAAGAATGACCTACCCGTAGTTATGGGAGCGGTTATGGTGATCGCACTCATCTTTGTGGTCATCAACACCCTAGTAGATATTCTTTACGCCTGGATCGATCCTCGAGTAAGACTTTCTTAGTGTAGGCGGTAAGCAGTATGCTGTATGCTGTTAGATATCTGTAGATTCCGTCCACCGTCCACCGTCCACCGTCCACCGTCCACCGTATACAGCATACTGCCTACAGCTTACGGCCTACATCAAACAGTGTTCATCGCACCGGCAGTCTCGTTCAACAGGTCTGTCAACTTCTGAGACATGTCGTTGTAGTAGCGCTTTGTGCGGTAGCTACTGACCCATTGAATCCCTTTGACGGCGTTCGTGAGGAAGAGCTCGTCGGCAGCCAAGAGGTTTTGCGGGCTCAAGGTGCACTCGTAGATCTTGATGTTGTTTTCGAGGGCTAGGTTAATGACCTGCATGCGCATGATTCCAGCTACTGGTCCGTCTTCGAGAGTAGAGGTATAGAGCACTCCATTTGAAACAAGGAACACATTTGAACTAGTTCCTTCAATGATGCCCATTTTGTAATTCTGAATCAAGGCGTCGTCTAGTCCTTTCTCTTGAGCGTAAAGGGCTGCCAAGACGTATAGCTTGCAATCGATATTCTTGTAGATCGAAAGTTTGTTGACGTCTTTCTTGATGTCAGGGTAAATGTCAACCTTCAAGCCTTCACCATTGAGCTCAAACCGATTGTTCGGAATGGCCATGGCTTCGATGGTATAGACAAAGTCACGTGAAGTAGGAAGGTAGAATCCACCAGCTTTCCGCGTGAACGTGATGCGGATACGTCCTCCTTGGAGCACTGAGTTCTTTTCACACAACTCAATGATTTCACGTTCGATTTTCTGCAAAGCAAAATTGATCGGACGATCCATTTGGTAGGCCTTGAGGGAATCGAGAATGCGTGAAAAATGATGTTCTAGGAAGAGGGGTTTCCCATTGAATACGCGAATTGTTTCAAAAAAACCATCAGCGAACCGAAATCCACGGTTGTTCGAAAAGATGGCTGGAGCATCTTCCGGGTAGAATTGGCCGTCGCTGAATACGTATCCCATTAACGCGAAGCTAATAATTCAACGTAATCAATCAAAGGTCCGTTGACCTCAATTAACACTCCTTGGATACCAACTTTAGCAGCGGCATCAAGGTCGCGTTGCTTGTCTCCAACCATTACTGATCGATTGGGGTCAATGTCGTACCTAGCGCATGCGCGCTCAATCATCAAGCTTCCAGGCTTTCTAGTTAGTGATTTGCCGTAGTTGTCATGATGAGGCGAGTAGTAAATATCTGTGATTTCAAAACCAGCCTTTTTGCACTCATCTTTCAGGTAATCATGAATTTCGGCTACATCCTCATGAGTGTAGAGTCCTTTGGCGATGCCACCTTGATTGGTTATTAGAATCAAAAGAAAGCCAGCATCATGCAATTGCTTCATTGCCTGAATTACCGTTGGTAGAATGGTAAACTCACTGAGGCTTTTCGTGTAATCACCTGGATCATGATTGATTACGCCATCTCTATCGAGGAATATCGCTTTGTTCATGATTGAATATCGTCGTATCTCATTTCGCTAGCGCGGAAAACGCCTTTTCCTTTAGCGGCAATCTTTCCGTCGGCGTAAATCTCAGCGGTAGCGATGTAGTCTTTTCCGTCTTTGCCTTCAAAGGTACCAATGCATTCTAGTTCCTCTGTGGTAATCATTCGAAATAGTTTGACCTCAAATGACAAGGTTAAAAGAAAGAACTCCTTTTCTTGACTGGCCGCTGCGAAATAGGCGGCATCATCCATCAAACGGAAGTAACGCGCGCCATGAATACCACCGCCCGCATGAAAGTGGGTGTTATCAAATTGAATGGTGAGGGTAGAGCTACCATCCTTGACCAGTAAGGTTGGACGTAAAAAGTGGTTGTTGACAGGAGCAGAGTCATAGATCGCCTCCAGTCTTCGGTAGTGTGCATCCATACTACGAAAGTACAGTGTTTGTGAGACTAAAGCTTTTGCAATTTGGGAAGTCTAAATGTTGAAAAACTTGTTGAAAGTGAACAGGTTCGAGATCGGTTGAGTCCATTAAATATGTACACATTTGTGTAGATCGTGCGTTTATTGTCAGAGGCGCGTTTGCTTCTGATACTGTTATATAATGAGGACACTCAGCTTTTTAGAATCCTATAAAGCCAAGGTCGAAGCAATGGATATCCTTCCTCAATCTGTGCTAGTCATGGATAAGGAGGGCGTCTTTTTCGCTTCGAACAGATCATCTGCATTGAACCCCACGGGTTTGCGGAGTGAGTTCCTTATGGATATAGCCCTCAACCTTCTTCCAATTCACGACCAGCGTAAAGCTGAAATCCAGAACATTACTGAACAGGTTATTGAACAAAAGACAGTAGCCTACCATAGCTTTGAAGTTTCTGAACATGGAAAGACCCATGTGATCAACACGTCGTTCACGCCACTCTTTCATGAAGGAGAATCTGTGGGGGTATTAATGTCTTCAGAAGTTGGAGAAGCCAAAAATGGTCCGTTTGCCTCATGGGAAGCGTTGTTCGGTAAAAGCAATGAAAACTACGTTTGTGTGAATCGCGACAAAGTGGTTTTGGCTACAAACTTCAAAACAAGTGCTTTACGCAGTCTTGATCAAGTTGGCGCTTCGCTAGATGGGCTTTTGATGGATGAAGACCGTACGGTGTTCAATGCGGCGTTCGCCAGTTGTATTGAGTCAGCTGAAGTTCGTCGCTTCGATGTGCCGCTGGGTGGAAAGTGGTTTACCTTCACTTTAAGTCCATGGACAGAAGCTAACCTCACCACACATGTGGTCATTCGCATGGATGACATCACCACACTGCACAATACACGTCTTGAAGAGGAAGGGCGAATCGCCTTGCTCAACGACGCCTTGTCTGGTGCGGAAGAGGGCGTGTTCTTGATTCACCTTGGAGGAAGAATCGTATTCCGGAATCAGACTTCATACCACTTCGTTGCTTCCAATGCACAGCATATTCAAGACTTGATGTTCAACCTTGACGGACATCTATTTGATCTTGAGTCTGATGAACGAATGACGCCTGATAGCCTGGGAATTTTCAAATCACTTGATGATCAATCGTCTCGCAAGCAGCAATTCGGTTTAGAAACGAACAGTGGACGAAAAATCATAGAAAGCAACGTTCAGCCTTTGGAACGCTCAAGTAGCGGAGGGCTGTATTTCCTATGGACCATTCGTGATATCACCAATGAAATGGAGCAAATCGCTGACCTGAAAGAAGCGAATGCAGAAATGGACAACTTCGTTCGTGCCGCTGCGCATGATTTGAGAGCGCCAGTTTCGGTGGTTTACAATCTCGCGAAGCTGATTGAAGGAAGCGATGACCCGAATCGTATCAAAGACCTCGGAATCAAGATTGCTTCTGCAGCTAAGCAGCTCACGAGCATCTTCCAAAGCATGATGGAGCTAGCAGAGTCTCGACAGGCGCACACACGTTCGTATGAGATCGTTCCATTTGAAGATGTTATTCGAGAAGTAAAAGGGACATTGATCGACCTTAACAAAGGCGCTTGCCCAATTTTCATGGATCTCGAGGAAACTGAAATTGCTTACAACCGAGCTTTCTTGCGCTCGATCATATATAACCTGCTCAATAACGCCTGTAAATACCGTGATCCAGAGAAATTGGAACACCGTGTAGATATTCGCGTGCTTTCAGCTACCAACGGGGTGTGGCTTGAAGTACAAGACAATGGGGTAGGAATGAATCTTAAAAAAGTAGGAAGAGACTTGTTCCAGCCTTTCCGTAGGTTGTCTACCGTGGGAGAAGGGTCTGGAGTAGGATTGAGCTTGGTCAAGAACTTCGCTGAGAAAAACGGTGGTGAAATCCACGTTGAAAGTGAGCCTGGAGTAGGGACTACTTTCCGAGTACTGCTTAGAAGCTACAAGCCAGACCAACAGCAGTACGAGCTCTTCGAATCGTAATCACGAAACGCGTAGCCCGTTTTCAGCCTCGCCATGCAAGCCGAGTAGCGTCACTGCTCCTTTCTTATCTACTGCGCCTAGTACAAGACATTCACTCATAAAGTTCGCAATCTGCTTAGGAGGGAAGTTGACCACTGCTAATACTTGTTTACCAGGAAGCTCATCTATGGAGTACAAGTCAGTTATCTGAGCACTCGTTTTCTTCGTGCCCAATTCTGGACCGAAGTCAATCCACAATTGATAGGCCGGATTGCGAGCCTTTTCGAACGCCTTGGCATCGGTCACAGTGCCAACACGAATGTCAACTTTTAAGAAGTCGTCAAAACTGAGATTTGTTGATGTCTTTTCCATAAATCGTTGGTAACTG
Coding sequences within it:
- the folP gene encoding dihydropteroate synthase: MALTFRVREQLYHFDQPIVMGILNATPDSFHEASRNSSVDQALASAEQMLKDGASIIDIGGQSTRPGAERVSVDQELERVIPLIHAIAERFPEALISIDTFYGKVAREAASAGASIINDVSAWNIDDDMLDAVVDTQLPYILMHMKGTPETMQNSPTYTDVVNDLVKMLSSKLQVLRSKGVSDVFIDPGFGFGKTLEHNYDLLKRLREFDVLRCPILAGVSRKGMIYKPLDIKPEDALSGTIAANTVALMNGADILRVHDVKPAVEAVKIVSFVQH
- the ychF gene encoding redox-regulated ATPase YchF, with amino-acid sequence MALKCGIVGLPNVGKSTLFNCLSNAKAQSANFPFCTIEPNLGVITVPDERLNKLSEIVQPQNLVPTTVEIVDIAGLVKGASKGEGLGNKFLANIRETDAIIHVLRCFDDGNVVHVDGSVDPVRDKEIIDTELQLKDLETIGTRVEKAARAAKTGDKEAQKQMDFYNRVIATLENGQSARTVEVEESEEPLMKELQLLTSKPILYLCNVDEGSVVNGNQYVDQVKAAVAAEDAEVLIIGAAIEADIAELDDQEERDMFLADIGLEEPGVAKLIKSAYNLLKLQTYFTAGEKEVRAWTIKRGFTAPQAAGVIHTDFEKGFIRAEVIKYDDYVSLGSEQAVKEAGKLSVEGKEYIVQDGDIMHFRFNV
- a CDS encoding YybH family protein; protein product: MRILGFISCCLLVVGLISCTATGAEQASAESVVPSVPAKEDVITSIKATMQAQEEAWNKGDLDAFMDGYWESDSLMFIGSRGLNYGWQTTLDNYKKSYPNPEAMGKLKFTNLYMDLVDENSALVIGQWQLFRTQDTLQGHYSLTWTMKNGEWVIIADHSS
- a CDS encoding bile acid:sodium symporter family protein is translated as MNNVQVNFNEDSLIMLNACIAFIMFSVALHLRWENLRYVFSNPRGVIVGLVSQLLFLPILTIFLILIIKPSPAMAAGMLLLCACPGGNVSNFFSLVGRGNIELSITLTTISSFSSVFMTPILFVAMSSMVLNDEQGSFSLPFMDSLITIGWVILIPAITGMLFARWKPAIADKIKRPLQSISMLILTVFIVIAVKNNWEVFTSVHPSNLLWVILHNGLAFFGAFGLATLLKRPKQDRLTIGLETSTQNTGLGLMIVFNFFDANPIIAVILAFWGTWHMVSGYIFARIFRVPN
- the cdaA gene encoding diadenylate cyclase CdaA gives rise to the protein MLAFIDFTLIDLIDILLVGLIIFQLYKLTKGTVAIRIFFGILAIYLLWKLVTALQMQMLGEILGQFIGVGVIALIIVFQQELRQFLLFIGSREIVGSKPGFMQRWFNQGEEGEFAYEAVLNACERMGKSKTGALIVIARTSDPSAFIRSSRSVDAKLSSYLLESIFFKNSPLHDGAVLIRNRRIVSASGVLPVTQNEKAPQNIGMRHRAALGISEQSDAIAIVVSEETGSLAYAENGLLHQHVSVEKIKEALTTHE
- a CDS encoding rhomboid family intramembrane serine protease, which translates into the protein MSLSITIIIIIITVGASLWAWNDRQKLDQWILNPYLVVHHKQYWRVLTHGLIHKDQMHLFFNMFVFYSFGEILELVFTNRNVFIQGTGSRDFWGESTGLSYFIILYVGAIIAATIPGLVKHKDNPGYNSLGASGAVSAILIVYILMFPTHQLLLFFIIPMPAWLAGVLFFVYESYMAKRGGTGIAHDAHLWGALFGAAFITILRPDIWWHFITELPFVDA
- a CDS encoding DUF3667 domain-containing protein: MDNQPKDQPELKRITMRSLAEDMLGIFNLERGMLYTLRELFLRPSTFLDEYFNKDRRRPVHPLRFLFLTAALATFLSLNLVFVSDNFSLKPRVDESGNVNFSLGPREDGVQSIDEAVKGIENEEARAQLTEIFDRASTLFNQLLNTLFLVLAPLRALFSWLFFRKKGYNYAEHLAANAFMLGWQNTFFILLVPIAMLNVNIAILVGFILSLIVTYMLASAFKTKNWFSAISRAFAVSFCSGLVFTAVIVGLVVYIFNSTV
- a CDS encoding FtsB family cell division protein, producing the protein MKNFRIPKWLKNKYVLTPVVFAVWMLFFNDVDLFFIMNSRQELNEMKREAEYLKAETERTREALHDLNTNSETLEKFAREEYFMKKPNEDLYIVTEK